A DNA window from Helianthus annuus cultivar XRQ/B chromosome 15, HanXRQr2.0-SUNRISE, whole genome shotgun sequence contains the following coding sequences:
- the LOC110914080 gene encoding zinc transporter 1, protein MNVKVLCLLFLLPICIHAECTCEDSGNLNKSNKTQALKFKLIAIASILVAGALGVCIPLFGKMFKSFSTESDFFLLVKFFAAGVILATGFVHVFPDANESLENPCLSDTAWGDFPLANFVAMLAAVTVMMVETMVTSYYNNRKVEAVDGDEEKPEDQMHVHTHTENGHAHGSLEVRNNKIISVVLEIGIITHSVIIGISLGVSVHPETIKPLIVALSFHQMFEGMGLGSCITEAKFKGWKVATMSILFSLTTPIGIAIGIGISNTYDENSHLALILQGIFNALSAGILIYMALVDLLAMDFMKSKVQKSFKLQFRAFILILLGLGSMSLLAKWA, encoded by the exons ATGAATGTGAAGGTCTTGTGTCTTCTTTTCCTCTTACCAATCTGCATTCATGCAGAATGTACATGCGAAGATTCAGGCAACCTAAACAAGTCCAACAAGACCCAAGCTCTCAAATTTAAACTGATCGCCATCGCTTCAATTCTTGTCGCGGGTGCGCTTGGTGTTTGTATACCTTTGTTTGGGAAGATGTTTAAATCATTCAGCACAGAGAGTGACTTCTTCTTGTTGGTAAAATTCTTTGCGGCTGGTGTTATTTTAGCCACGGGTTTTGTTCATGTGTTTCCGGACGCTAATGAAAGCTTGGAAAACCCTTGTCTTAGCGACACGGCTTGGGGTGATTTTCCATTGGCGAATTTTGTGGCTATGTTGGCCGCGGTGACCGTAATGATGGTGGAAACCATGGTTACGAGCTATTATAATAACAGGAAGGTGGAGGCTGTCGATGGTGATGAAGAGAAACCGGAGGATCAAATGCATGTTCATACACATACCGAAAATGGTCATGCACATGGCTCGTTGGAAGTTCGCAATAACAAAATTATTTCGGTG GTATTGGAAATTGGGATTATAACACATTCAGTAATAATTGGAATATCGTTAGGAGTTTCGGTCCATCCGGAAACAATCAAACCCCTTATTGTGGCTTTGAGTTTTCACCAAATGTTTGAAGGCATGGGCCTTGGAAGTTGCATCACCGAG GCCAAATTTAAGGGTTGGAAAGTGGCAACGATGTCGATATTATTTTCCCTTACAACACCGATAGGGATCGCGATTGGGATTGGAATCTCAAACACATATGACGAGAATAGCCACCTCGCTCTTATACTCCAAGGGATATTCAACGCCTTGTCAGCGGGGATACTTATTTATATGGCACTTGTGGACCTCCTTGCTATGGATTTCATGAAATCAAAAGTTCAAAAGAGCTTTAAGCTTCAATTTAGAGCATTTATTTTGATTCTTTTGGGGTTAGGTTCCATGTCTCTTTTGGCCAAATGGGCTTGA